One Nesterenkonia populi DNA window includes the following coding sequences:
- the murB gene encoding UDP-N-acetylmuramate dehydrogenase: protein MTVFPSLDAAVLARLEEAVPDLVSTRIELSRLSRWRIGGNADALVEPSNEQQVSAVLRVLLESKTPYCVVGDTSNLLFDSEGLRGVLIRIASEMSGINIEGRDVAVKAGTSVPKLARRVGARGLTGIEHTVGIPGTIGGLVLMNGGSQRKGIGSHVTWVRYVDTNGEVRVIAPDECHFSYRSSALQTRGGVIVEVGLRLEEGDPHTINAEMDHIVESRRARFPEDHPNCGSTFLSNPAMYSTAGPPGQVIEQAGFKGKRIGGAQVSPQHANFINNVGAAKSDDVLELIRQIRETVRTRTGFVMDSEARYVTPDSRVLPVHEEADRRPPSVAESPDEHPGAEAANLPVLKEGI from the coding sequence ATGACGGTTTTCCCCTCCCTCGACGCAGCAGTTCTTGCTCGGCTGGAAGAAGCAGTTCCCGACTTGGTGTCGACTAGAATCGAGTTGTCCCGCCTTTCCCGTTGGCGCATCGGGGGGAATGCTGATGCACTGGTGGAGCCTTCCAACGAGCAGCAGGTTTCTGCCGTGCTCCGAGTATTGCTCGAGAGCAAGACGCCCTATTGCGTCGTCGGAGATACTTCGAACCTTCTCTTCGATTCTGAGGGGCTCCGGGGTGTGCTAATCCGTATAGCGTCCGAGATGAGTGGTATCAATATTGAGGGCCGTGATGTAGCGGTCAAGGCAGGAACCTCGGTCCCTAAGTTGGCACGCAGAGTGGGAGCCCGAGGCTTGACAGGGATCGAGCACACGGTGGGCATTCCGGGAACGATCGGAGGCCTCGTTCTCATGAACGGCGGCAGCCAGCGTAAGGGAATCGGCTCGCACGTGACCTGGGTACGCTATGTTGACACTAACGGCGAGGTCAGAGTCATCGCCCCAGATGAGTGTCACTTCTCGTACCGCAGCTCGGCCCTCCAGACACGTGGCGGCGTGATCGTCGAGGTTGGGCTGCGCCTTGAAGAGGGTGACCCACACACCATTAATGCTGAGATGGATCACATCGTTGAGTCGCGTCGGGCTCGGTTCCCTGAGGATCACCCGAACTGCGGGTCAACGTTTCTCTCGAATCCCGCTATGTACTCGACGGCCGGCCCGCCAGGCCAGGTAATAGAGCAAGCTGGCTTTAAGGGGAAGCGGATCGGTGGCGCCCAAGTCTCACCGCAGCATGCCAACTTCATCAACAACGTGGGCGCAGCAAAATCTGACGACGTTCTCGAACTGATCAGACAGATTCGTGAGACAGTGCGAACTCGCACAGGCTTCGTCATGGACTCAGAGGCTAGGTACGTGACCCCAGACTCTCGAGTCCTGCCTGTGCATGAAGAAGCGGATCGGCGACCGCCGTCAGTTGCAGAGTCCCCAGACGAGCACCCCGGTGCAGAAGCTGCGAATTTGCCAGTGTTGAAAGAAGGTATCTAG
- a CDS encoding polysaccharide pyruvyl transferase family protein, whose amino-acid sequence MASIAIMSMQRIYNYGSSLQAYSLGRMLEEAGQGVKASFIDYIPGEALIRDHAAVSGGEVGRLLAKVRKYGQVDTSVKNKLRFFNHKRHYGARYYPLVGIEAEKRHSTSVDLQVIGSDEVFNCVQSNVNVGFSPDLFGIGSDARYVASYAASFGNTTLKKLDDARVRDQVARGLRSFSAVSVRDRNSANIVSELVGQEAPPVHLDPTLVYPLMQDPQIPRGRLRNEDYLIVYGYSGRFTRDENDAIRRYADKHALRVFAFGGLQKSADEFIDCSPFELLAYFRDASAVVTDTFHGTIFSVINEVPFATSIRRSQGDGYGNEEKLSYLLQRLGLESRALIAPNALDQLLQEQVDFTDARGIREAEAVRSRDYLSRICREAGIRSGAE is encoded by the coding sequence GTGGCCTCGATCGCCATTATGTCGATGCAACGCATCTATAACTACGGTTCCTCCTTGCAGGCATATTCGCTTGGGCGGATGCTCGAGGAAGCCGGCCAAGGAGTGAAGGCAAGTTTCATCGATTACATCCCGGGTGAGGCCTTGATTCGAGACCATGCTGCCGTATCTGGAGGGGAAGTGGGCCGGTTGCTTGCCAAAGTGCGTAAATACGGTCAGGTTGATACCAGCGTGAAGAACAAGCTTCGCTTCTTTAACCACAAGCGCCACTACGGAGCCCGGTACTACCCGCTCGTCGGCATTGAGGCAGAGAAACGGCATAGTACGAGCGTAGACCTTCAGGTCATTGGCAGTGACGAGGTCTTCAACTGCGTGCAGTCCAACGTCAATGTCGGGTTCTCTCCCGACCTGTTCGGGATTGGTAGTGACGCCCGGTACGTCGCCTCGTACGCAGCCTCCTTCGGAAACACCACACTGAAGAAGCTCGATGACGCCCGAGTCCGGGACCAGGTGGCACGCGGGCTGCGGAGCTTCTCCGCAGTGTCCGTACGGGACCGGAACTCGGCGAACATCGTATCCGAACTGGTGGGTCAAGAAGCCCCCCCGGTGCACCTAGACCCGACCCTGGTGTACCCCTTAATGCAGGATCCACAGATTCCCCGTGGACGATTACGGAATGAGGACTACCTGATTGTCTACGGGTATTCCGGCAGGTTCACTCGAGATGAAAACGACGCAATCAGGAGATATGCAGACAAGCATGCTTTGAGAGTTTTTGCTTTCGGCGGTTTGCAAAAATCCGCGGACGAGTTTATTGACTGTAGTCCGTTCGAGTTGCTGGCCTACTTTCGAGATGCCAGTGCAGTGGTCACCGACACTTTCCATGGGACAATCTTCTCTGTCATCAATGAGGTGCCGTTCGCCACCAGCATTCGACGAAGCCAAGGAGATGGTTACGGAAACGAGGAGAAGCTCAGCTATTTGCTCCAACGACTTGGATTGGAATCCCGAGCCCTCATCGCCCCAAACGCGCTCGACCAGCTCCTCCAAGAGCAGGTGGACTTCACCGATGCCCGAGGCATCCGGGAAGCCGAAGCTGTTCGCTCCCGAGACTACTTATCCAGAATCTGCCGCGAGGCTGGGATAAGGAGTGGCGCCGAATGA
- a CDS encoding Coenzyme F420 hydrogenase/dehydrogenase, beta subunit C-terminal domain has translation MSNHELNEDHLAKRLFEDVPEIKHEPLIGYYSDIYAGHAKGGNYREAGSSGGIATWLLVQLLNEGLIDGVIHVHPCDPHKDGVLFKYAISSTEEAVRSGAKSRYYPMDLSEVLKATREHGGRYAVTGIPSFITELRLLAAQDPEFSRAIAYTIGLICGHQKSTKYVEAIAWEHGIRPGDLRSADFRKKVEGKMANEYITELIGFKDGAEITIAKEASEVFVSSWAHGFFKPKFSDFTDDLFNETADVAVGDAWLPEYQGDYRGSNLLILRHPELARIISRGVETGDLSLDVLSANDAVASQSGLVRHSYRELPYRLARADRRGAWRPLKRLDADGSLSRLRKNIQDVRERISEQSHVHYKKAVELDDWNYFVQKMTPLVDKHNALYTITETRRILRKGPTFLFKRAHREIQRRMRHARDRPGRISR, from the coding sequence ATGTCGAACCATGAACTTAATGAAGATCATCTCGCTAAGCGACTCTTCGAAGATGTCCCCGAAATTAAGCATGAGCCCTTGATCGGCTACTACTCGGATATTTACGCAGGTCACGCAAAAGGAGGTAACTACAGGGAGGCTGGGAGCTCTGGAGGGATTGCGACCTGGCTCTTGGTCCAACTACTTAACGAGGGACTGATCGACGGTGTGATTCATGTTCATCCATGTGACCCACATAAAGATGGGGTTCTGTTCAAGTATGCCATCTCATCTACTGAGGAGGCAGTGCGTTCGGGGGCCAAATCGCGGTACTACCCGATGGATCTGTCGGAGGTGTTGAAGGCGACCCGGGAACACGGTGGCAGGTACGCCGTCACTGGAATCCCGAGCTTCATCACTGAACTGCGTCTACTGGCTGCACAAGACCCCGAGTTCAGCCGTGCTATTGCGTACACCATCGGGCTCATCTGTGGACATCAGAAGAGCACTAAGTACGTAGAGGCGATCGCGTGGGAGCACGGTATTCGTCCGGGCGACTTGCGGTCAGCCGATTTTCGCAAGAAGGTTGAAGGGAAGATGGCGAATGAGTACATCACCGAACTTATCGGATTCAAGGACGGTGCTGAGATAACCATCGCCAAGGAGGCGAGCGAAGTCTTCGTTAGCAGCTGGGCCCATGGCTTCTTTAAACCGAAGTTCTCAGACTTTACTGACGACCTGTTCAACGAAACTGCAGACGTAGCGGTGGGTGACGCTTGGTTGCCGGAATATCAGGGCGACTACCGTGGTAGTAATCTGCTCATACTTCGGCACCCAGAGTTGGCAAGAATCATCTCGCGCGGCGTCGAGACGGGGGATCTCTCATTGGACGTGCTCTCAGCAAACGACGCTGTTGCTTCCCAATCCGGTCTGGTTCGCCATTCGTACCGCGAACTGCCGTACCGCTTAGCTAGGGCGGACAGGCGAGGCGCGTGGCGCCCACTCAAACGCCTTGACGCAGATGGGAGTCTCAGTCGCTTACGTAAGAACATACAAGACGTTCGGGAGCGGATCTCAGAGCAAAGTCATGTGCATTACAAGAAGGCCGTGGAGCTTGACGACTGGAATTACTTCGTGCAGAAGATGACGCCACTCGTGGACAAGCACAACGCGCTTTATACGATTACCGAGACTAGGAGGATTCTGCGGAAAGGGCCGACTTTTCTATTCAAGCGAGCTCATCGGGAAATCCAGCGGCGAATGCGACATGCTCGGGACAGGCCGGGCCGAATTTCAAGGTGA
- a CDS encoding glycosyltransferase — protein MSTNGTTRDGITSWTVQTFGLMNRRGINTIDTIAFDDTPGDLLDELQIAGICSHILPSRRQRPFAYMRALRALIKKNQYEVIHINGNSGTVAIELACSLGTTAKARIVHSRNTQGKHPIMDRVLRPAVHALCTDRAACGRDAGKWLFGERDFTVLPNGRDLSTYVYSATGRDEVRAELGLTPQHIAVGHVGNFNPEKNHKFLIEAFAQARLRNPKLRLFLLGDGNLRSSIVEQVQAYGLTGDVTLLGRTPRVAEYLTAFDLAVLPSTHEGFPNVVIESQLSGLPILVNSTVTDECAVTELVHSIPANDLSRWVERIQAAAPIDREPASRAARERLKSAGYDAETSALRLRDLYDSIAERDRVQPTSS, from the coding sequence ATGAGCACCAACGGGACTACCAGAGATGGGATTACCTCCTGGACAGTTCAGACTTTCGGATTGATGAATCGACGTGGTATCAACACCATCGATACTATCGCGTTTGACGACACACCTGGTGACCTGCTCGATGAACTTCAGATTGCCGGAATCTGTTCCCACATACTGCCCTCCCGCAGACAGAGGCCGTTCGCATACATGCGAGCTCTTCGTGCGCTAATAAAGAAAAATCAGTACGAAGTGATCCATATCAATGGGAACAGTGGAACGGTGGCCATAGAGCTCGCATGCTCTTTGGGCACGACTGCAAAGGCTCGAATAGTGCACTCGCGCAATACTCAAGGGAAGCATCCTATTATGGACCGGGTCTTGCGTCCCGCTGTGCATGCCCTGTGCACTGACCGAGCGGCCTGCGGTCGTGACGCCGGGAAGTGGCTCTTCGGGGAGAGAGACTTCACAGTACTCCCTAATGGACGAGATCTAAGCACCTATGTTTACTCGGCCACGGGCAGGGACGAAGTCCGTGCCGAACTAGGTCTCACGCCACAACACATAGCTGTCGGTCACGTCGGCAATTTCAATCCGGAGAAGAACCATAAGTTCCTAATAGAGGCATTCGCACAAGCTCGTCTGCGGAACCCCAAGTTACGGCTCTTCCTCCTTGGGGACGGAAACCTACGTTCTAGCATTGTAGAACAGGTGCAGGCTTACGGGTTAACAGGGGACGTGACCCTTCTTGGTCGGACTCCCAGGGTTGCCGAGTATCTGACAGCATTTGACCTAGCTGTCTTGCCTTCGACGCACGAGGGATTCCCCAATGTCGTAATAGAATCACAGCTCAGCGGCCTGCCGATACTAGTAAATTCGACCGTGACTGATGAGTGTGCCGTCACCGAACTCGTTCATTCTATTCCTGCTAATGACCTGTCAAGGTGGGTCGAGAGAATTCAGGCCGCAGCGCCGATAGACCGAGAACCAGCTTCACGAGCTGCGCGAGAAAGACTCAAGAGCGCCGGTTACGATGCAGAAACAAGTGCTCTAAGACTTCGTGATTTATATGACAGCATTGCGGAACGGGACCGAGTACAGCCCACCAGCTCTTGA
- a CDS encoding glycosyltransferase, translating to MHHRDIIFVSNQLSNGGAARVLTVLANGLAARGRHVGILSFHPAATEYYLDHSVVKVYGPQGPKAYSKLKQILWIRRAAKTNSKAVFISFEYFINIKVLFACLTLPNRVIASERNDPARVGTGFPRDPLRKLLYQTADRLVCQTDEAAGYFSDKTRKAVIMNPLTPNLPDPIMTKRRKTVVSFCRLEPQKNLDMLVKAFATFHIKYPEYTLEIYGEGSQRSALSGLIDSLGLRGVARIMRATQDIHEIVRDCSMFVLPSHYEGLSNSMIEAMALGLPTICTDSPCGGARMVIQDGQNGILVPVDDTSGLLLAMERVAADETYATRIGEAATEIRSQLSQDTILSQWEDLIFSGGGPNGD from the coding sequence ATGCATCATAGAGACATCATCTTCGTAAGCAACCAACTATCGAATGGTGGAGCGGCTCGAGTCTTGACGGTGCTCGCCAATGGCCTCGCCGCGAGAGGACGCCATGTGGGCATACTCTCTTTTCATCCAGCTGCCACCGAATACTACCTTGATCACTCCGTTGTGAAGGTATATGGCCCCCAGGGGCCGAAAGCCTACTCGAAGCTAAAACAGATTCTCTGGATAAGAAGGGCCGCTAAGACAAATTCGAAGGCGGTATTTATTTCGTTTGAATACTTCATAAATATTAAGGTGTTATTTGCTTGCCTGACCCTACCGAATCGAGTGATCGCTTCTGAGCGTAACGACCCCGCAAGGGTCGGGACCGGTTTTCCCCGGGACCCTCTTAGGAAACTCCTCTATCAGACTGCGGATCGACTAGTGTGCCAAACCGACGAAGCAGCAGGCTACTTCTCCGACAAGACTCGGAAGGCCGTGATTATGAATCCGCTGACGCCAAACTTGCCCGACCCGATAATGACGAAGCGACGAAAAACTGTCGTTAGCTTCTGTCGCCTTGAGCCTCAGAAGAACTTGGACATGCTGGTAAAGGCTTTCGCTACATTCCACATCAAGTATCCCGAGTACACACTTGAGATCTATGGTGAGGGCAGTCAACGATCTGCGTTGAGCGGACTAATTGACTCACTGGGACTGAGGGGTGTCGCACGCATCATGCGGGCCACTCAGGATATCCATGAGATCGTGCGCGACTGCTCCATGTTCGTCTTACCGTCTCATTACGAGGGATTATCAAACTCGATGATCGAGGCCATGGCCCTCGGGTTGCCAACAATTTGTACCGATTCCCCTTGCGGAGGTGCGCGCATGGTGATCCAAGATGGACAGAATGGAATCCTTGTCCCAGTCGACGATACGTCGGGGCTCTTGCTGGCCATGGAGAGGGTGGCGGCAGACGAGACTTATGCAACAAGGATCGGGGAGGCTGCAACAGAGATACGCTCCCAATTATCCCAAGATACTATTTTATCGCAGTGGGAAGACCTGATCTTCTCAGGAGGGGGCCCCAATGGTGACTAG
- a CDS encoding O-antigen ligase family protein → MVAEMASQGFPARDSLLSIRAGDIAVVVYLLSTIVATDGSLLAQSSRILLVFIAGLEFIVRPRVPFQLVIWQFAFVGYVVASVFWAFSEEHAATMAQTVAVNGLCVVALASLLFRDPARLRLAVVCIMFAPTLLMLRVAIADGLSIFFTVRGTDVANANFVGQSAAYAFGLAYLCWSQWTLVPRSLAALLLISNVSVVLLSGSRKALLMVVLVILLFTVLHNAKTGMPRSMRIGGLGLVCFAAYLALINIPMLYSFVGQRLETMVNGVLGRSGEVDASTETRVGLIERGLDWFQAAPWFGHGGENFRALMEAYFPTQTAYHAHNNFIEVLVSYGIGGFILFYWIYVAIVVSGLKHINSLQPLQVMLLSLVLTQLVIEYGQTTYYSRFYVAFIAVSWVALCSWTLQDEDALTEARRVRR, encoded by the coding sequence GTGGTCGCTGAAATGGCGAGTCAGGGCTTTCCTGCGCGTGACAGCCTGTTATCCATACGGGCTGGAGATATCGCAGTAGTCGTCTACCTGCTCTCCACAATCGTTGCGACCGATGGCTCTCTCTTAGCTCAGTCGAGTAGAATACTCTTGGTTTTCATTGCGGGCCTCGAATTCATAGTTAGACCACGGGTTCCGTTTCAGCTGGTGATTTGGCAGTTCGCCTTCGTTGGCTATGTCGTTGCTTCGGTGTTTTGGGCCTTTTCAGAGGAGCATGCCGCGACAATGGCACAAACTGTCGCGGTAAATGGTTTGTGTGTGGTCGCTCTAGCCTCCTTGCTCTTTAGAGATCCGGCGAGGCTTCGGCTAGCAGTTGTATGCATTATGTTCGCTCCGACTTTGTTAATGCTGAGGGTTGCAATTGCTGACGGCTTGTCGATCTTTTTTACTGTGCGGGGCACTGACGTTGCGAATGCGAATTTCGTTGGGCAGTCGGCAGCCTATGCCTTTGGTTTGGCATATCTATGCTGGTCACAATGGACGCTGGTTCCAAGGTCGCTCGCAGCCCTTTTATTGATTTCAAACGTATCTGTTGTATTACTCTCCGGATCGCGTAAGGCACTTCTCATGGTGGTCTTGGTCATCCTACTATTTACGGTACTCCACAACGCTAAAACAGGCATGCCGCGATCGATGAGAATTGGCGGGTTGGGATTGGTCTGCTTTGCTGCATACCTGGCGCTGATTAACATCCCGATGCTCTATTCCTTTGTCGGGCAAAGGTTAGAGACGATGGTTAATGGAGTCCTTGGACGTTCAGGCGAGGTAGATGCAAGTACAGAGACCCGGGTAGGCCTCATTGAGCGGGGCCTCGATTGGTTTCAAGCGGCACCTTGGTTTGGGCACGGTGGAGAAAACTTTAGAGCCCTAATGGAGGCGTATTTCCCCACGCAGACGGCCTACCACGCGCATAATAACTTCATAGAGGTTCTCGTGAGTTACGGGATAGGAGGTTTCATCCTCTTCTACTGGATCTATGTGGCGATAGTAGTGAGTGGGCTTAAGCACATCAACTCGTTGCAACCTCTTCAGGTCATGCTTTTGTCGCTAGTACTCACGCAGTTGGTGATTGAGTATGGTCAAACCACTTATTATAGTAGATTTTATGTTGCCTTTATTGCTGTTTCTTGGGTCGCCTTGTGTTCCTGGACGCTTCAAGACGAAGATGCTTTAACCGAAGCCAGACGAGTCCGGAGATAA
- a CDS encoding glycosyltransferase family 4 protein encodes MEATHERDPRVNPPRSILYLISCYSSVNTGHGGHYYSLRETVRTLNDEWGDTQINVLAIGDVFPEALQDTTTDIHFINVKQHGILGALRRALALSKSLQPSHVHSFDDKAHFIGRVIAARRGAKSYYTKPGGPNPKSYYPFAPDIVFFSEENKTHYSESRKLSRSRLHLIPQRGSAPITDMSRTAELKELIEQRLVVMRICRIGLFYRRSAVQTVALARRLKNEGHDAVALIIGTVQDEETYRELREISGTDALILTDPHFTRNASELLSLATIVVGTGRSLIEAALADRIVLAMLNNSELPVLVTNQNWRKLGRRNFSERSELPRADQCSIDDIARAIHNDDRSGARAVAAAYNIRSAVPSYLALYSVAQPRHYKPLDLIQNFLIVLKPYLRTRLASVKASSS; translated from the coding sequence ATGGAAGCAACACACGAACGTGACCCGCGAGTCAATCCTCCGCGGTCAATCCTCTACCTTATCTCCTGTTATTCATCGGTCAACACCGGACACGGTGGCCACTACTACAGCCTGCGCGAAACGGTTCGAACGCTCAACGATGAATGGGGCGACACTCAGATCAATGTACTAGCCATCGGAGACGTCTTCCCCGAAGCTCTGCAAGACACCACCACGGACATTCACTTCATTAACGTGAAGCAGCACGGAATCCTCGGGGCCCTCCGACGTGCTCTCGCACTCAGCAAGAGCCTCCAGCCAAGCCATGTCCACTCGTTTGACGACAAGGCTCACTTTATTGGCCGCGTCATCGCAGCAAGACGCGGGGCTAAGTCCTACTACACTAAGCCTGGCGGACCAAACCCTAAGTCCTATTATCCCTTTGCGCCGGACATCGTCTTCTTTAGCGAGGAGAACAAGACACACTACAGTGAGTCTCGAAAGTTATCTAGATCACGTTTACATCTAATTCCTCAGCGCGGTTCAGCCCCGATTACCGACATGAGTAGAACTGCTGAGCTGAAGGAGCTTATAGAACAGCGCCTCGTCGTCATGCGCATATGCAGAATCGGACTATTCTACAGGAGATCAGCGGTCCAGACGGTAGCGCTCGCCAGGCGACTAAAGAACGAGGGCCATGATGCCGTCGCGTTGATCATTGGAACCGTTCAGGACGAGGAAACATACCGGGAATTGCGAGAGATCTCAGGGACAGATGCTCTCATTTTGACCGACCCCCACTTCACACGAAATGCTTCCGAACTCCTGTCTCTGGCCACTATCGTGGTGGGGACTGGGCGCAGTCTCATTGAAGCAGCGCTCGCAGATAGAATCGTACTAGCCATGCTAAATAATTCCGAGCTTCCAGTTTTAGTTACTAACCAAAATTGGCGGAAACTCGGACGACGGAACTTCTCTGAGCGATCCGAGCTTCCGAGAGCAGATCAATGCTCAATTGACGATATTGCGAGGGCCATTCATAACGACGACCGCTCCGGCGCCAGGGCAGTCGCAGCGGCGTACAACATCCGTAGTGCGGTACCGTCATATCTCGCCCTTTACTCAGTTGCCCAGCCACGCCATTATAAGCCCCTCGATTTGATTCAGAACTTCCTCATCGTCCTGAAACCTTATCTCCGGACTCGTCTGGCTTCGGTTAAAGCATCTTCGTCTTGA
- a CDS encoding lipopolysaccharide biosynthesis protein has protein sequence MAQKSLSATAAHGGTITMGAQIARIMIQILQVSILARLISPESYGLLAMAVAFTGIAEILRDFGLSTAALRSANLTSQQRSNLFWLNTASGTGLTLVIFLLSWPIAAFYGQHDLVILVQWISLAYLVSGVTVQFRVAISQQLRFRALAVCDVLPPIVALAAAIPVAAAGHSLAALIVLQLTGPLANLLCSTTLAKWFPGLPRKTEGMRDLISFGLGFLGSQILGYMTRNVDSIIIGRFWGPTTLGLYDRAFRLSVTPVNQINSPMTKVALPVLARVADDEQRFERGIRSAQLVACYVTATVLCIAAGLAGPIIDVLLGPEWAQAAPLFAILAISSVFRAIQQIAIWLQVAKGSSRSLFMSYLIGQPIIILAICCGIPWGATGIAVGSVFGYAIFWVFSMLWAGRNTGVKTGPLLTRAFRIVTFVGAPAGLAAYLTATFVPLPSLPLLLLGLTAAGVVLLTSLAVSKRTRSEVSFILHTLRPPTKTNES, from the coding sequence ATGGCGCAAAAGAGCCTCTCAGCGACCGCAGCCCACGGAGGTACGATCACGATGGGCGCACAGATTGCGCGCATCATGATTCAGATCCTGCAGGTTTCGATCCTCGCTCGTTTAATCTCCCCCGAGTCATATGGGCTACTAGCCATGGCCGTTGCGTTCACTGGAATTGCGGAGATACTCAGAGATTTCGGCCTCTCCACGGCGGCGCTCCGAAGCGCAAACCTCACATCGCAGCAAAGGTCAAATCTCTTCTGGCTGAATACTGCCTCCGGAACCGGGTTAACACTGGTTATCTTCCTTCTGTCTTGGCCCATCGCGGCGTTTTACGGACAGCATGACCTAGTCATTCTCGTTCAGTGGATCTCATTAGCGTATCTGGTAAGCGGAGTCACTGTGCAGTTCAGGGTTGCCATCAGTCAACAGTTGAGGTTTCGAGCACTCGCCGTGTGTGATGTTCTGCCACCAATAGTGGCTCTGGCAGCAGCTATCCCAGTCGCTGCTGCGGGACATTCGCTTGCAGCATTGATAGTGCTGCAGCTCACAGGACCACTGGCAAACCTACTGTGCAGTACAACTCTCGCCAAATGGTTTCCAGGTTTACCGAGAAAAACAGAAGGGATGCGGGATTTAATATCTTTCGGGCTGGGTTTTCTCGGAAGCCAAATACTTGGATACATGACTAGAAACGTTGACAGCATAATAATTGGTCGCTTTTGGGGTCCAACAACACTTGGTTTGTATGACAGAGCGTTCCGACTGTCGGTGACGCCTGTGAATCAAATCAATTCACCTATGACTAAGGTTGCACTTCCAGTGCTCGCACGGGTTGCGGATGACGAGCAACGATTCGAACGAGGAATCCGCTCGGCACAACTAGTCGCGTGTTACGTCACGGCGACCGTACTCTGCATTGCAGCCGGCCTCGCAGGCCCAATTATCGACGTGCTCCTAGGGCCAGAATGGGCCCAGGCAGCACCACTGTTCGCGATCCTCGCCATCAGCTCCGTCTTCCGCGCAATCCAGCAGATAGCCATTTGGTTACAAGTTGCCAAAGGGTCATCTCGCTCTCTCTTCATGAGCTACTTAATCGGTCAACCGATCATCATCCTCGCGATTTGCTGCGGAATCCCTTGGGGAGCGACCGGCATCGCGGTCGGAAGTGTATTCGGTTATGCAATCTTCTGGGTGTTCTCGATGCTCTGGGCCGGGCGCAATACCGGCGTCAAGACCGGTCCTCTGCTAACACGAGCATTCCGCATCGTGACCTTCGTAGGAGCGCCTGCCGGTCTAGCTGCGTATCTGACCGCGACTTTCGTCCCGCTGCCTAGCCTGCCCCTCCTCCTTCTGGGGCTAACGGCGGCGGGCGTTGTCCTTCTGACGAGCCTGGCGGTATCAAAGCGCACGAGATCTGAAGTTTCATTCATTCTGCATACTCTGCGCCCGCCGACTAAGACTAACGAGTCTTGA
- a CDS encoding NAD-dependent epimerase/dehydratase family protein, producing the protein MKALVTGAAGFVGSHLSRRLVNDGHEVVGIDSISDYYDTQHKVRNLQRVIDHERFTFIEEDLGSLPLIPLLEDVDWVFHQAGQPGVRNSWGEDFGNYIQANIQVTQRLLEAARHSPTISRMVYASSSSVYGDAEVHPTDEAVLPRPRSPYGVTKLAAEHLWSLYGTQFNLPTVSLRYFTVYGPGQRPDMAFTRFSRAILSGQPIHVYGDGTQVRDFTYIDDVVEANILVAEQGLEPGIVMNVAGGGFTSVNETLQLLSEAAGREPHIIYAEKVAGDVKRTGGDGSLLRKITGWVPKTSLQEGLEAQLRWAAGEELAPDKTRFAS; encoded by the coding sequence TTGAAAGCACTCGTCACAGGGGCTGCCGGCTTCGTAGGCAGCCATCTATCCCGGCGTCTCGTAAACGACGGTCACGAAGTAGTTGGCATTGACTCAATCAGTGACTATTACGACACCCAGCACAAAGTTCGCAACTTGCAACGGGTGATAGATCATGAACGGTTCACATTCATCGAGGAAGACTTAGGCTCTCTGCCGCTAATCCCCTTGCTGGAGGATGTCGACTGGGTTTTCCATCAAGCTGGACAACCTGGCGTGCGCAATTCCTGGGGTGAAGACTTCGGGAACTATATCCAGGCCAACATCCAGGTAACACAGCGCCTGCTCGAGGCAGCGCGGCATAGTCCTACCATCAGCCGTATGGTCTACGCGTCTTCCTCCTCCGTATACGGCGACGCTGAAGTCCACCCCACAGATGAGGCTGTCCTACCACGTCCCCGAAGCCCCTACGGTGTTACCAAACTCGCCGCTGAGCATCTGTGGAGCCTTTACGGAACCCAGTTCAATCTGCCGACGGTCTCTCTCCGTTACTTCACCGTTTACGGCCCGGGACAACGTCCAGACATGGCATTCACACGCTTTTCTCGCGCGATCCTGAGTGGTCAACCAATCCATGTATACGGCGATGGCACCCAGGTTCGCGACTTCACTTACATTGACGACGTAGTGGAGGCAAATATTCTGGTTGCGGAACAGGGCTTAGAGCCTGGAATCGTCATGAACGTGGCTGGAGGCGGGTTCACCTCAGTAAATGAGACGTTGCAGCTCCTGAGCGAGGCCGCTGGCCGTGAACCGCATATCATCTACGCCGAGAAAGTCGCAGGAGATGTTAAGCGTACCGGCGGCGACGGAAGTTTACTACGGAAAATCACTGGCTGGGTGCCCAAGACTTCTCTGCAGGAGGGCCTAGAAGCCCAGCTGCGCTGGGCGGCTGGCGAAGAACTCGCGCCCGACAAAACTCGATTTGCCAGCTAG